One stretch of Streptomyces sp. NBC_01363 DNA includes these proteins:
- a CDS encoding SDR family NAD(P)-dependent oxidoreductase, whose product MNRYEGRRALVTGGGSGIGQATVHRVLAEGGHVVAADVNEAGLKATHDTAVANGTAGRLTTLVLDISDEAAVRAGVASAVETLGGLDVLVNAAGILRSEHTHKTSLEFFNKIIAVNLTGTFLMIREAIPALLAGDEPAVVNFSSTSASFAHPYMSAYAASKGGIQSMTHALASEYSKQGVRFVAVAPGSISSDMTSGNGPGLPADADMSLFMKLSPALGAGFASPDTVAGVVAMLGSRDGAFITGTEIRIDGGTHF is encoded by the coding sequence ATGAACCGCTACGAAGGCCGCCGCGCACTCGTCACCGGGGGCGGCTCCGGCATCGGGCAGGCCACCGTCCACCGCGTCCTCGCCGAGGGCGGCCACGTCGTCGCGGCCGACGTCAACGAGGCCGGACTGAAGGCCACCCACGACACGGCCGTGGCGAACGGCACCGCAGGGCGCCTCACCACCCTCGTCCTGGACATCTCGGACGAGGCCGCGGTCCGGGCGGGCGTGGCCTCCGCCGTGGAGACCCTCGGCGGGCTCGACGTCCTGGTCAACGCGGCCGGAATCCTGCGTTCCGAGCACACCCACAAGACATCGCTGGAGTTCTTCAACAAGATCATCGCGGTCAACCTCACGGGTACGTTCCTGATGATCCGCGAGGCGATACCGGCCCTGCTGGCGGGCGACGAGCCGGCCGTCGTGAACTTCTCCTCCACCTCGGCGAGCTTCGCGCACCCGTACATGTCGGCGTACGCGGCGAGCAAGGGCGGCATCCAGTCGATGACGCACGCGCTGGCGAGCGAGTACAGCAAGCAGGGGGTGCGGTTCGTCGCCGTCGCGCCCGGCTCGATCTCCTCCGACATGACCAGCGGCAACGGGCCGGGGCTGCCCGCCGACGCCGACATGTCGCTCTTCATGAAGCTGTCCCCGGCGCTCGGGGCGGGTTTCGCCAGCCCGGACACCGTCGCCGGCGTCGTCGCGATGCTCGGCTCCCGGGACGGGGCGTTCATCACCGGTACGGAGATCCGGATCGACGGCGGAACCCACTTCTGA
- a CDS encoding DUF4240 domain-containing protein, which yields MDETEFWELIDNSRAAAEGDPEDQADLLVERLVRLDPDAVLDFARHFEARFNRAYRWDLWGAAAVLLGGASDDAFDFFRYWLIGQGREIFEGALHDPDGLADLLDDFDEEIDGDAEDLGYAADEAYEQLTGVVAPDLGLPPQAAEPEGTPVSFEDEAALAERFPSLWERFGPG from the coding sequence ATGGACGAGACGGAGTTCTGGGAGCTCATCGACAACTCCCGCGCGGCCGCCGAGGGCGACCCCGAGGACCAGGCCGACCTGCTCGTCGAACGGCTGGTGCGGCTCGATCCGGATGCGGTGCTGGACTTCGCCAGGCACTTCGAGGCCCGTTTCAACCGCGCCTACCGCTGGGATCTGTGGGGCGCCGCCGCCGTGCTGCTCGGTGGCGCGAGCGACGACGCCTTCGACTTCTTCCGCTACTGGCTGATCGGCCAGGGCCGGGAGATCTTCGAGGGCGCCCTGCACGACCCGGACGGCCTCGCCGATCTCCTCGACGACTTCGACGAGGAGATCGACGGGGACGCCGAGGATCTCGGCTACGCGGCCGACGAGGCGTACGAACAGCTCACCGGCGTGGTCGCCCCGGACCTCGGCCTGCCGCCCCAGGCCGCCGAGCCCGAGGGCACCCCCGTGAGCTTCGAGGACGAGGCGGCCCTGGCGGAGCGCTTCCCCTCGCTCTGGGAACGGTTCGGGCCGGGCTGA
- a CDS encoding YafY family protein yields MRAARLIRMVLLLQSRPAMTAAELARELEVSERTVTRDAQALSEAGVPVYADRGRAGGYRLVGGYRTRLTGLARDEAEALFLSGLPSALREMGLEDAASTARLKVSAALLPSLRDASDSAGRRFHLDAPGWYQEPVTPELLPAVAEAVWDDRIVRARYRRGGRDGDVEREMAPHGLVLKAGVWYVCARVGDDFRVYRIDRFSAVTVSDERFERDERFDLPGFWDERAAQFARSLLRAEVTVRVSPEGVRRLPHTMDRSAVHEALEAAGPPDAEGWLTVTLPVESDEVAYSQLLALGPESEVLEPTALRDRFAAAAERLRELYR; encoded by the coding sequence ATGCGCGCTGCCCGTCTCATCAGAATGGTGCTGCTCCTGCAGTCCCGTCCCGCCATGACCGCCGCCGAGCTCGCCCGGGAGCTGGAGGTGTCCGAGCGGACCGTGACCCGGGACGCGCAGGCGCTCTCGGAAGCGGGTGTCCCGGTGTACGCGGACCGGGGCCGGGCCGGGGGCTACCGGCTGGTCGGCGGTTACCGCACCCGCCTCACCGGCCTCGCCCGTGACGAGGCCGAGGCGCTCTTCCTCTCCGGACTGCCGTCCGCCCTGCGCGAGATGGGCCTGGAGGACGCCGCGTCCACCGCCCGGCTCAAGGTGTCGGCGGCCCTGCTGCCCTCGCTGCGAGACGCCTCCGACAGTGCCGGCCGGCGCTTCCACCTGGATGCTCCCGGCTGGTACCAGGAACCGGTCACCCCCGAGCTGCTGCCGGCCGTCGCCGAGGCCGTCTGGGACGACCGGATCGTCCGTGCCCGCTATCGCCGGGGCGGCCGGGACGGCGATGTGGAGCGGGAGATGGCACCGCACGGGCTCGTCCTGAAGGCCGGGGTCTGGTACGTCTGCGCCCGGGTGGGAGACGACTTCCGGGTGTACCGGATCGATCGGTTCTCGGCCGTGACGGTGTCCGACGAGCGGTTCGAGCGCGACGAGCGGTTCGATCTGCCGGGCTTCTGGGACGAGCGGGCCGCCCAGTTCGCCCGTTCGCTCCTGCGGGCCGAGGTGACGGTGCGGGTGTCGCCGGAGGGTGTACGCCGACTGCCGCACACCATGGACCGTTCGGCGGTCCACGAAGCCCTGGAGGCGGCCGGCCCGCCCGATGCCGAGGGGTGGCTCACGGTCACCCTGCCGGTCGAGTCCGACGAGGTCGCCTACAGCCAACTGCTGGCTCTGGGGCCGGAGTCGGAGGTCCTGGAGCCGACCGCTCTGCGGGACCGTTTCGCCGCGGCCGCCGAACGCCTGCGCGAGCTCTATCGCTGA
- the aceE gene encoding pyruvate dehydrogenase (acetyl-transferring), homodimeric type: MTDPVGKLPSELDQLPDRDPEETAEWAASLDAVTKAAGPHRAAYLMRRSLEHAEGAGLALPKLLETDYVNSIPTAAEPAFDGDLEMESRITAWNRWNAAAMVTRGARFGVGGHIATFASAAWLYETGFNHFFRGKEGDGSGDQLYIQGHASPGIYARAFLDGRLSEQQLDNFRQEAGGDGLPSYPHPRRLPWLWEFPTVSMGLGPLSAIYQARFNRYLANRNIKDTSNSHVWAFLGDGEMDEPESTAALALAARERLDNLTFVINCNLQRLDGPVRANFRVVQELEGAFRGAGWNVVKTLWGNAWDELFQLDTTGALVRRLREVPDAQFQTYATRDVAYIREHFFGAEPALAELAKLLTDAKIAECFYTSRGGHEARKVYAAYRAAVEHKGAPTVILAQTVKGFTLGKGFESKNANHQMKKLSVDEFKDMRELLGLPIPDSAFVDGLVPYGHPGADSPEVRYLQERRAALGGPAPARRTHAVALPQPEERAFAALKKGSGKQEMATTMAFVRLVKDLMRDKETGRRWVPIVPDEARTFGMESLFPSAGIYSPLGQTYDPVDRDQLMYYKEAKDGQILNEGITEAGAMADFIAASTSYATHGETMIPFYIFYSMFGWQRTGDQFWQLADQLGKGFIVGATAGRTTLTGEGLQHADGHSHLIASTNPASLNYDPAFAYEIAVIVKDGLRRMYGPEAENVFYYLTVYNEPKPQPAMPEGVEEGIVKGLYRFKEGTGASADAPRVQLLASGTAIHWALQAQELLAADWGVTADVWSATSWGELRREALECDEALLRGEQRVPYVTQALEGAPGPVVAVSDWMRQVPDQISQWVEQDWSSLGTDGFGLSDTRDAARRHFGVDAQSVTVAALAQLARRGEVTASAVKEARERYGL, from the coding sequence ATGACCGACCCCGTAGGAAAGCTTCCGAGCGAGCTCGACCAGCTCCCGGACCGTGACCCCGAGGAGACCGCCGAATGGGCGGCCTCCCTGGATGCCGTCACCAAGGCCGCGGGCCCGCACCGCGCCGCGTACCTGATGCGCCGCTCGCTCGAGCACGCCGAGGGCGCCGGTCTCGCGCTGCCCAAGCTGCTGGAGACCGATTACGTCAACTCCATCCCGACCGCCGCCGAGCCCGCGTTCGACGGCGATCTGGAGATGGAGTCCAGGATCACCGCCTGGAACCGCTGGAACGCGGCCGCGATGGTCACCCGCGGCGCCCGGTTCGGCGTCGGCGGCCACATCGCCACCTTCGCCTCGGCGGCCTGGCTGTACGAGACCGGCTTCAACCACTTCTTCCGCGGCAAGGAGGGGGACGGCTCCGGCGACCAGCTCTACATCCAGGGCCACGCCTCCCCCGGCATCTACGCCCGCGCCTTCCTCGACGGCCGGCTGAGCGAGCAGCAGCTCGACAACTTCCGCCAGGAGGCGGGCGGCGACGGTCTGCCGTCCTACCCGCACCCGCGGCGGCTGCCCTGGCTGTGGGAGTTCCCCACCGTATCGATGGGCCTCGGCCCGCTCTCGGCGATCTACCAGGCGCGCTTCAACCGCTACCTCGCCAACCGCAACATCAAGGACACGTCGAACTCGCACGTCTGGGCCTTCCTCGGCGACGGCGAGATGGACGAGCCCGAGTCGACCGCCGCCCTCGCCCTCGCGGCCCGTGAGCGGCTCGACAACCTGACCTTCGTCATCAACTGCAACCTGCAGCGCCTCGACGGCCCGGTCCGCGCCAACTTCCGCGTGGTCCAGGAGCTGGAGGGCGCGTTCCGCGGCGCCGGCTGGAACGTCGTCAAGACGCTCTGGGGCAACGCCTGGGACGAGCTGTTCCAGCTGGACACCACCGGTGCGCTGGTCCGCCGGCTCCGGGAGGTCCCGGACGCGCAGTTCCAGACGTACGCCACCCGCGACGTCGCGTACATCCGTGAGCACTTCTTCGGCGCCGAGCCCGCGCTCGCCGAGCTGGCCAAGCTGCTCACCGACGCGAAGATCGCCGAGTGCTTCTACACCTCGCGCGGCGGCCACGAGGCCCGCAAGGTGTACGCGGCGTACAGGGCCGCCGTCGAGCACAAGGGCGCGCCGACCGTGATCCTCGCCCAGACGGTGAAGGGCTTCACGCTCGGCAAGGGCTTCGAGTCCAAGAACGCCAACCACCAGATGAAGAAGCTGTCCGTCGACGAGTTCAAGGACATGCGCGAGCTGCTGGGACTCCCGATCCCCGACAGCGCCTTCGTCGACGGCCTGGTGCCCTACGGCCACCCGGGCGCCGACTCCCCCGAGGTCCGTTACCTCCAGGAGCGCCGCGCCGCCCTCGGCGGTCCCGCCCCGGCCCGCCGGACGCACGCCGTGGCGCTGCCGCAGCCCGAGGAGCGCGCGTTCGCCGCGCTGAAGAAGGGCTCCGGCAAGCAGGAGATGGCCACCACCATGGCCTTCGTGCGCCTGGTCAAGGACCTGATGCGGGACAAGGAGACCGGCAGGCGCTGGGTTCCGATCGTCCCGGACGAGGCCCGTACCTTCGGTATGGAGTCGCTGTTCCCGTCGGCCGGTATCTACTCGCCGCTGGGCCAGACGTACGATCCGGTCGACCGCGACCAGCTGATGTACTACAAGGAGGCCAAGGACGGCCAGATCCTCAACGAGGGGATCACCGAGGCCGGGGCCATGGCCGACTTCATCGCCGCCTCGACGTCGTACGCGACGCACGGCGAGACGATGATCCCCTTCTACATCTTCTACTCGATGTTCGGCTGGCAGCGGACCGGCGACCAGTTCTGGCAGCTCGCCGACCAGCTGGGCAAGGGCTTCATCGTCGGTGCCACGGCGGGCCGTACGACGCTGACCGGAGAGGGCCTCCAGCACGCGGACGGCCACTCGCACCTGATCGCGTCCACGAATCCGGCGTCGCTCAACTACGACCCGGCGTTCGCGTACGAGATCGCGGTGATCGTCAAGGACGGTCTGCGGCGGATGTACGGTCCCGAGGCCGAGAACGTCTTCTACTACCTGACGGTCTACAACGAGCCGAAGCCGCAGCCCGCGATGCCGGAGGGCGTCGAGGAGGGCATCGTCAAGGGCCTGTACCGCTTCAAGGAGGGCACCGGGGCCTCGGCCGACGCCCCGCGGGTCCAGCTGCTGGCCTCCGGTACGGCGATCCACTGGGCCCTTCAGGCGCAGGAGCTGCTGGCCGCGGACTGGGGGGTCACGGCCGATGTCTGGTCCGCCACCTCCTGGGGCGAGCTGCGCCGCGAGGCGCTGGAGTGCGACGAGGCGCTGCTCCGGGGTGAGCAGCGGGTGCCGTACGTGACCCAGGCTCTGGAGGGCGCACCGGGTCCGGTCGTCGCGGTCAGCGACTGGATGCGTCAGGTCCCGGACCAGATCAGCCAGTGGGTGGAGCAGGACTGGTCCTCGCTCGGCACGGACGGTTTCGGCCTCTCCGACACCCGCGACGCGGCCCGCCGCCACTTCGGCGTCGACGCGCAGTCGGTCACGGTCGCGGCCCTGGCCCAGCTGGCCCGCCGCGGCGAGGTGACCGCCTCCGCGGTCAAGGAGGCCCGGGAGCGGTACGGGCTCTGA
- a CDS encoding GntR family transcriptional regulator has protein sequence MTPPVVHSLREQIREHIVDGIVSGRWKPGERIVERRIATELEVSQTPVREALRELETLRLIESAPNKGVRVRNLTAADLEESYPVRAGLEQIAAELAAPSLGEDCSRLTPHVTALYEADRLADGEAQVRHTVGFHREMVRAAGNAVLLHTWEGLGIEVFTALSIRWLGTVQKSYAEEHEALIEAFLRKDPDIGVLVKAHVLGCAPRA, from the coding sequence ATGACCCCGCCCGTCGTCCACTCGCTGCGCGAACAGATCCGCGAGCACATCGTGGACGGGATCGTCAGCGGGCGCTGGAAGCCCGGCGAGCGGATCGTGGAGCGCCGGATCGCCACCGAGCTGGAGGTCAGCCAGACGCCCGTGCGCGAGGCGCTCCGGGAGCTGGAGACGCTCCGGCTGATCGAGTCGGCGCCCAACAAGGGCGTACGGGTCCGCAATCTCACCGCCGCCGATCTGGAGGAGAGCTACCCCGTGCGGGCCGGTCTGGAGCAGATCGCGGCGGAGCTGGCGGCCCCGTCCCTCGGCGAGGACTGCTCGCGCCTCACACCGCATGTGACGGCGCTCTACGAGGCGGACCGGCTGGCCGACGGCGAGGCGCAGGTACGGCACACCGTGGGCTTCCACCGCGAGATGGTGCGGGCCGCCGGGAACGCGGTGCTGCTGCACACCTGGGAGGGGCTGGGCATCGAGGTGTTCACCGCCCTGTCGATCCGGTGGCTGGGCACGGTGCAGAAGTCGTACGCCGAGGAGCACGAGGCGCTCATCGAGGCGTTCCTGCGCAAGGACCCGGACATCGGGGTACTGGTCAAGGCACATGTGCTCGGCTGCGCGCCGCGCGCCTGA
- the sucB gene encoding 2-oxoglutarate dehydrogenase, E2 component, dihydrolipoamide succinyltransferase, with protein sequence MSVSVTLPALGESVTEGTVTRWLKAEGERVEADEPLLEVSTDKVDTEIPAPAAGILAAIKVAEDETVEVGAELAVIDDGTGAPAAAAAPAAEPAAAPAPAPVAEAPAAAPAPAAEAPAAAPAGGAVGTDVTLPALGESVTEGTVTRWLKEVGEEVTEDEPLLEVSTDKVDTEIPAPVSGVLLEIVVAEDETAEVGAKLAVIGAAGAAPAAAPAPAAPAPAAAPAPAAPAPAAPAPAAPAPAPAPVAPAAPAPVAAPAAPAAPAPVAAPAPVAAPAPVAAPAPAPVAAPAPVTPVAPAAPSGDDGAYVTPLVRKLAAENGVDLGAVKGSGVGGRIRKQDVVAAAEAAKAAAAAPAPAAAAPTASRAPKLEASPLRGQTVKMTRMRKVIGDNMMKALHSQAQLTSVVEVDITKLMKLRNQAKAAFAAREGVKLSPMPFFVKAAAQALKAHPVVNARINEDEGTITYFDSENIGIAVDAEKGLMTPVIKGAGDLNIAGISKKTAELAGKARGGGLTPDDMSGATFTISNTGSRGALFDTVIVPPNQAAILGIGATVRRPVVIDHPDLGETIAVRDMTYLSLSYDHRLVDGADAARYLTSVKAILEAGEFEVELGL encoded by the coding sequence ATGTCGGTTTCCGTAACCCTTCCGGCGCTCGGCGAGAGCGTCACCGAGGGAACTGTCACCCGCTGGCTGAAGGCCGAGGGCGAGCGCGTCGAGGCCGACGAGCCGTTGCTCGAGGTTTCGACCGACAAGGTCGACACCGAGATCCCGGCCCCCGCGGCCGGCATCCTGGCCGCCATCAAGGTCGCCGAGGACGAGACCGTCGAGGTCGGCGCCGAGCTGGCCGTCATCGACGACGGCACGGGTGCCCCCGCGGCCGCCGCGGCTCCGGCCGCCGAGCCCGCGGCCGCCCCGGCCCCGGCGCCGGTCGCCGAGGCCCCCGCCGCCGCTCCGGCCCCCGCGGCCGAGGCTCCGGCCGCCGCACCGGCCGGTGGCGCCGTCGGTACCGACGTCACCCTTCCGGCGCTCGGCGAGAGCGTCACCGAGGGCACCGTCACCCGCTGGCTGAAGGAGGTCGGCGAGGAGGTCACGGAGGACGAGCCCCTCCTGGAGGTCTCCACGGACAAGGTCGACACCGAGATCCCGGCCCCGGTTTCCGGTGTGCTGCTGGAGATCGTCGTCGCCGAGGACGAGACCGCAGAGGTCGGCGCCAAGCTCGCCGTCATCGGTGCCGCCGGTGCCGCTCCGGCCGCTGCTCCGGCCCCGGCCGCTCCGGCACCCGCCGCCGCCCCGGCTCCGGCTGCCCCGGCTCCGGCTGCCCCGGCTCCGGCTGCCCCGGCTCCGGCTCCGGCCCCGGTGGCGCCCGCCGCCCCGGCGCCGGTCGCCGCCCCGGCCGCTCCGGCCGCTCCGGCGCCGGTCGCCGCCCCGGCGCCGGTCGCCGCCCCGGCGCCGGTCGCCGCCCCGGCCCCGGCCCCGGTCGCCGCCCCGGCTCCGGTCACCCCGGTCGCCCCGGCCGCGCCCTCCGGTGACGACGGCGCGTACGTCACACCGCTGGTCCGCAAGCTCGCCGCCGAGAACGGCGTCGACCTGGGCGCGGTCAAGGGCAGCGGCGTCGGTGGCCGCATCCGCAAGCAGGACGTCGTCGCCGCCGCGGAGGCCGCCAAGGCCGCCGCTGCCGCCCCGGCCCCCGCCGCCGCTGCTCCGACCGCCTCCAGGGCGCCGAAGCTGGAGGCATCCCCGCTGCGCGGTCAGACGGTCAAGATGACCCGCATGCGCAAGGTCATCGGCGACAACATGATGAAGGCGCTGCACTCGCAGGCCCAGCTGACCTCGGTCGTCGAGGTCGACATCACCAAGCTGATGAAGCTGCGCAATCAGGCGAAGGCCGCGTTCGCCGCCCGTGAGGGCGTCAAGCTGTCCCCGATGCCGTTCTTCGTGAAGGCGGCGGCCCAGGCGCTGAAGGCCCACCCGGTCGTCAACGCCCGGATCAACGAGGACGAGGGCACCATCACGTACTTCGACTCGGAGAACATCGGCATCGCCGTGGACGCCGAGAAGGGTCTGATGACCCCGGTCATCAAGGGTGCGGGCGACCTGAACATCGCCGGTATCTCGAAGAAGACCGCCGAGCTGGCCGGCAAGGCCCGCGGCGGCGGCCTGACGCCGGACGACATGTCCGGTGCCACCTTCACCATCAGCAACACCGGCTCGCGCGGTGCGCTGTTCGACACCGTCATCGTGCCCCCGAACCAGGCAGCCATCCTGGGCATCGGTGCCACGGTCCGCCGCCCGGTGGTCATCGACCACCCGGACCTCGGCGAGACGATCGCGGTGCGCGACATGACGTACCTCTCGCTCTCCTACGACCACCGTCTGGTGGACGGCGCGGACGCCGCCCGTTACCTGACCTCGGTCAAGGCGATCCTGGAGGCCGGTGAGTTCGAGGTCGAGCTCGGCCTCTGA
- the lpdA gene encoding dihydrolipoyl dehydrogenase has product MANDASTVFDLVILGGGSGGYAAALRGAQLGLDVALIEKGKVGGTCLHNGCIPTKALLHAGEIADQAREAGQFGVKATFEGIDIDAVHKYKDDVISGLYKGLQGLIASRKVTYIEGEGRLSSPTSVDVNGQRVQGRHVLLATGSVPKSLPGLEIDGNRIISSDHALKLDRVPKSAIVLGGGVIGVEFASAWTSFGTDVTIIEGLKHLVPVEDENSSKLLERAFRKRGIKFNLGTFFQSAEYTQDGVRVTLADGKTFEAEVLLVAIGRGPVSQGLGYEEAGVAMDRGYVLVDEYMQTNVPTISAVGDLAPTLQLAHVGFAEGILVAERLAGLKTVPIDYDGVPRVTYCHPEVASVGITEAKAKELYGADKVVALKYNLAGNGKSKILKTAGEIKLVQVKDGAVVGVHMVGDRMGEQVGEAQLIYNWEALPAEVAQLIHAHPTQSEALGEAHLALAGKPLHSHD; this is encoded by the coding sequence GTGGCGAACGACGCCAGCACCGTTTTCGACCTAGTGATCCTCGGCGGTGGTAGCGGCGGTTACGCCGCGGCCCTGCGCGGAGCGCAGCTGGGCCTGGACGTCGCTCTGATCGAGAAGGGCAAGGTCGGCGGCACCTGCCTGCACAACGGCTGTATCCCCACGAAGGCCCTGCTGCACGCGGGTGAGATCGCCGACCAGGCGCGCGAGGCCGGCCAGTTCGGCGTCAAGGCCACCTTCGAGGGCATCGACATCGACGCCGTCCACAAGTACAAGGACGACGTGATCTCGGGCCTGTACAAGGGTCTGCAGGGTCTCATCGCCTCGCGCAAGGTCACCTACATCGAGGGTGAGGGACGGCTCTCCTCCCCCACCTCGGTGGATGTGAACGGCCAGCGCGTCCAGGGCCGCCACGTGCTGCTCGCGACCGGCTCCGTGCCGAAGTCGCTGCCGGGCCTGGAGATCGACGGCAACCGCATCATCTCGTCGGACCACGCGCTGAAGCTGGACCGCGTCCCGAAGTCCGCGATCGTGCTGGGCGGCGGCGTCATCGGCGTCGAGTTCGCCTCGGCGTGGACGTCCTTCGGCACCGACGTGACGATCATCGAGGGCCTGAAGCACCTCGTCCCGGTCGAGGACGAGAACAGCTCGAAGCTTCTTGAGCGCGCCTTCCGCAAGCGCGGCATCAAGTTCAACCTCGGTACGTTCTTCCAGAGCGCCGAGTACACGCAGGACGGCGTCCGCGTGACCCTCGCCGACGGCAAGACCTTCGAGGCCGAGGTGCTGCTGGTCGCCATCGGCCGCGGCCCGGTCTCGCAGGGCCTGGGCTACGAGGAGGCCGGCGTCGCGATGGACCGCGGCTACGTCCTCGTCGACGAGTACATGCAGACCAACGTGCCCACCATCTCGGCCGTGGGTGACCTGGCCCCGACGCTCCAGCTCGCGCACGTCGGCTTCGCCGAGGGCATCCTGGTGGCGGAGCGGCTGGCCGGTCTGAAGACTGTTCCGATCGACTACGACGGTGTCCCGCGGGTGACGTACTGCCACCCCGAGGTCGCCTCCGTCGGCATCACCGAGGCCAAGGCCAAGGAGCTCTACGGCGCGGACAAGGTCGTCGCTCTGAAGTACAACCTCGCGGGCAACGGCAAGAGCAAGATCCTCAAGACCGCGGGCGAGATCAAGCTCGTCCAGGTCAAGGACGGTGCCGTGGTCGGCGTCCACATGGTCGGTGACCGTATGGGCGAGCAGGTCGGCGAAGCCCAGCTGATCTACAACTGGGAGGCGCTGCCCGCCGAGGTCGCGCAGCTCATCCACGCCCACCCGACCCAGAGCGAGGCGCTCGGCGAGGCCCACCTGGCCCTGGCCGGCAAGCCCCTGCACTCCCACGACTGA
- a CDS encoding leucyl aminopeptidase, whose product MTALTLSTAGAATLRADALVVGVAKGAGSKSGDLVLAPGAEAVDKAFDGKLASVLKALGAAGAEGEVTKLPAPDGLKVPVVIAVGLGSVPEKDEAYDTEALRRAAGSAARALTGSKKAGFALPLASAEDAEAVAEGALLGAYAFTAYQGGENKLAPKGKKNGNGAKLPLGEVALLGAKPRDKAFKAAAERAVAVAEEINRARDLINTPPNDLYPESFAAVATTAGKEHGIKVQVLDEKALVKGGFGGLLGVGQGSAHGPRLVKLAYTHPKAEKTLALVGKGITYDSGGISLKPAGHNETMKCDMSGAAAVFATVVAAARLGLQVNVTGWLALAENMPSGNATRPGDVLRMYSGKTVEVLNTDAEGRLVLADALTRASEENPDAIVDVATLTGAMVLALGNRTFGIMANDDAFRTSIHEIAEEVGEASWPMPLPADLRKGMDSPTADIANMGERMGGGLVAGLFLQEFVGEGIAWAHLDIAGPAFHEGAPYGYTPKGGTGSAVRTLVKLAERTAAGDLG is encoded by the coding sequence GTGACTGCTCTCACTCTCAGCACTGCCGGTGCGGCGACGCTGCGCGCCGACGCACTCGTCGTCGGCGTCGCCAAGGGCGCTGGGTCCAAGTCCGGGGACCTGGTCCTCGCACCGGGCGCCGAGGCCGTGGACAAGGCGTTCGACGGAAAGCTCGCCTCCGTCCTGAAGGCCCTGGGCGCCGCGGGTGCCGAGGGCGAGGTGACCAAGCTCCCCGCACCCGACGGCCTCAAGGTCCCGGTCGTCATCGCGGTCGGGCTCGGCTCCGTCCCGGAGAAGGACGAGGCGTACGACACCGAGGCGCTGCGCCGGGCCGCGGGCTCGGCCGCCCGTGCCCTGACCGGCTCGAAGAAGGCCGGCTTCGCGCTGCCCCTCGCGTCCGCCGAGGACGCCGAGGCGGTCGCCGAGGGCGCGCTCCTGGGCGCGTACGCCTTCACCGCGTACCAGGGCGGCGAGAACAAGCTCGCCCCCAAGGGCAAGAAGAACGGCAACGGCGCGAAGCTCCCGCTCGGCGAGGTCGCCCTGCTCGGTGCCAAGCCGCGCGACAAGGCGTTCAAGGCGGCCGCCGAGCGCGCCGTCGCGGTGGCCGAGGAGATCAACCGCGCCCGCGACCTGATCAACACCCCGCCGAACGACCTGTACCCCGAGTCCTTCGCCGCCGTGGCCACCACCGCGGGCAAGGAGCACGGCATCAAGGTGCAGGTCCTGGACGAGAAGGCGCTCGTCAAGGGCGGCTTCGGCGGTCTGCTCGGCGTCGGCCAGGGCTCGGCCCACGGCCCGCGTCTGGTGAAGCTCGCCTACACGCACCCGAAGGCGGAGAAGACCCTGGCCCTGGTCGGCAAGGGCATCACCTACGACTCGGGCGGCATCTCGCTGAAGCCGGCCGGCCACAACGAGACGATGAAGTGCGACATGAGCGGCGCCGCCGCCGTGTTCGCGACCGTCGTCGCGGCCGCCCGCCTCGGTCTCCAGGTCAACGTCACCGGCTGGCTGGCGCTCGCCGAGAACATGCCGTCGGGCAACGCCACCCGCCCCGGTGACGTGCTGCGCATGTACAGCGGCAAGACCGTCGAGGTCCTCAACACGGACGCCGAGGGCCGGCTCGTCCTCGCCGACGCGCTGACCCGCGCCTCCGAGGAGAACCCGGACGCGATCGTCGACGTGGCGACCCTGACCGGCGCGATGGTGCTGGCGCTGGGCAACCGCACCTTCGGCATCATGGCGAACGACGACGCCTTCCGTACCTCCATCCACGAGATCGCCGAGGAGGTCGGCGAGGCCTCCTGGCCGATGCCGCTCCCCGCCGACCTGCGCAAGGGCATGGACTCCCCGACCGCCGACATCGCCAACATGGGCGAGCGGATGGGCGGCGGCCTGGTGGCCGGTCTGTTCCTGCAGGAGTTCGTGGGCGAGGGCATCGCCTGGGCGCACCTGGACATCGCCGGCCCGGCCTTCCACGAGGGCGCACCGTACGGCTACACGCCGAAGGGCGGCACCGGTTCCGCGGTCCGCACGCTGGTGAAGCTGGCCGAGCGCACCGCCGCCGGAGACCTCGGCTGA